In the genome of Paenibacillus pabuli, the window ATTTCGCCCTGATTCGCAGCCATCAGCGTATGCTTGCCGAGCTCGACAGCCTCACCACCTCGTTCAACCAACTTCTTTTGAATGGAGACGGTGTACAACCACTGCTCCGACTATTGTCTCGCACAACGGGTTATCCTGTAGCGTTATATCCACTGGATGGGGAAGCGAGTGCCGTTCCCTACTGCCCTCCAGCCCAATTGGAGATTCGTCGACAGGAGTGGTTGACACATCGTGGTCATTCGGAAGATGGAGATCATTCGGTAGATCATTTCGTTCAGAGGAATCATTCGGTGTATTCAATGGATGCACTCACCCTGCCTGTTCAGGCGCTTGATTATGCATTTGCCGATCTGGTGCTGCTGCTCGAGAAGATGCCGGATCACGATCAAGAGATGCATAACAGACCCTCTGAAGAGTTCATCATCCAGGCACTGGAACGTTGTGCAGCCGCCATTGCTCAGGACTGGATGCGCACCAAATACATGGAGGAAAAACGACGCTATAAGGAAGATATGTGGGTCATTGACTGGCTTAACGGACATCATTCTGCGAAAGAAATCCATGAATATGTATCTGCTGCCAACGCCCAGCTTGCTTCAGGAAAAGGTACCGTCATTTTGTTCGATAACAACCCCAGCTACACAGACAGTCTCAAGCTGCAGAAACTGCTGATTCAACGCAATATCGTTGCCCGTTCCGTGTTCTCGCGGGAAGGCTTTGCCCTGTACAGCACGGTTTTAAACCAGCAGATCATTCTGATTGTACTTGACCCTGTGCCTGGATCTCAGCGAAAAAGCAGTCTTTGGCGCTGCATCGAACAGCTGCAGCAGCATGAACAGGAACAGACCCAT includes:
- a CDS encoding PucR family transcriptional regulator; amino-acid sequence: MGETTLHIQIRDMLKRPVFRKAEVLASERALERYVRWVHIMEVTEVGNLLNGGELVLTTGIGWQDDEKQGLSFMRQLIARGAAGLCIELGVHTKSQLEPMKELAAEEDFPLIWFHEQVRYIDITQDLHFALIRSHQRMLAELDSLTTSFNQLLLNGDGVQPLLRLLSRTTGYPVALYPLDGEASAVPYCPPAQLEIRRQEWLTHRGHSEDGDHSVDHFVQRNHSVYSMDALTLPVQALDYAFADLVLLLEKMPDHDQEMHNRPSEEFIIQALERCAAAIAQDWMRTKYMEEKRRYKEDMWVIDWLNGHHSAKEIHEYVSAANAQLASGKGTVILFDNNPSYTDSLKLQKLLIQRNIVARSVFSREGFALYSTVLNQQIILIVLDPVPGSQRKSSLWRCIEQLQQHEQEQTHRLFSGLFGIGHSCADLSRLKDSLEAAKDTLRIQKDIGVMQQPFYSDLHCYRIIASMKQSGSLDDFIEEYLGPVIRYDAEKGGQLLRTLKQYFILCCSKQDTATALFIVRQTLYHRLHKIETLLGDDYTLPEKRVAIELAIYAYEYVHGPLA